The segment CTGACGACCGGCGGCAGCTTCTTTCTCGACTTTCTCCACCTTCCCTACAGAAAAAGAATGGGCCGCGGAGGAATTTTTCCCCGCGGCCCATCCACTTTTCTTTCTCTATCAGCGGATAAGGTCGATCGATACCGACGGCTTGCGCGGCAGGTTTGCGAGTTCGTCGAATTTGATTTCCTGGCTCGGAATCAGCGGCGGACTCTCGACGATATGCACGGTCAGGAACACGAGCAACTCGGTGTCCCTATCCGAGGAGCCGACGTTTCTGAAGGCGTATTTCACTCCCGGCAGGTCTCCCAGGAAGGGCACCTTGCTCACGCTGAGAAGCTTGCGGTTTTCCCTCAGGCCGCCGAGAACCACCGTCTGGTGATCTCGCACGATCAATGTGGTTTCGGCCCGTCTGGTGTCGACAATCGGCACCCCGGTAATCGTCGTGCCGGCAATCGAGTTCTGTTCGGGCTCGACCCTCAGGATTACGTATCCGTCGTGGGTTATCTGGGGGAGGACCTCCAGTTTTGTTCCGATCTCCTTGAAGGTGATATTCGAGAGCTGACCTCCCGAACTGGTCTGGGTTACGTCGTTGTAAGGGAATTCCTCGATGATCTCGATGCTCGCGGACTCGTTGTTCAGCGTCAGCACCTTCGGGTTGGCGAGAATGCGCGAGTCCGAATTCTCCACGAGCGCCTGGATCATTACGCTCAGATTGATGTCGTCTATCAATGTTCCGACGCTGATATCCAAGCCGCCGAACGGCTTTGGCAGCAGCACGCCGGCGATGTCATTTCCATCGAAGCCCGGGCTGTTGTCATTGGTGTTGGTGAGATACCAGGTGATGCCGAGGTCGGCCTCGTCGGAAAGCACGGAATCGAGAATCAGCACCTCGATCAGCACCTGTTGCACGCGCCGGTCGATCTGGGGAATCAGTTCTCGAAGGCGATCGAGATTGGACGGAACATCGGTGATCAGCAGCATGTTTGTTCGTTCGTCAACCTCGATTTTGCCGTTCGGCGACAGCAAAGTCTGAAATGTAGTTTTCGCTTGTTTAGCCTCCGCATAGCTCAGCGTGTACGTTTCGGTCCGCGTTTCGACCTGCGTTCCGAGCTGCGACAGCGGAACCACCCTGACGATGTTGTCGGTTTTTATATACCCGTAGCCGTTCACATTAAGGACCGCATTCAGCGCCACGTCAAACGGGACATCGACAAGCCGTACCGTGACATTGCCGCGCACGTCTTTCCCGGCGAGAATATTCAAGTTCCCTTTCCTGGCGAGAATATCCAGGACGGCACTGAGGTCGGCATCCCGGAAATTCAGGGTGACCAGATTATTCATCTTCACCGCTTCAGGCTCCTTGGCGACGGCCGGAGCTGTCTCAGTCTCGGCGACCAGCTTTGCCTCTAGGACGGGCTGCTCGATCTTTTCGACTGGAACCTCGACTATCTGGTCTTTCGGTTCAACGCTTACCTCCGCAGTCGCAGGCTCTTCGACCTCCTGGACGGCGGGTTCATTCTCGGTCACAACTTCCGCGGTCGCGGTTTCTGTCTCGACAGCATCCGGAGCGGCCGCGACTTCTTCGACGGCCTCTTCTTCTATCATCTCATCGAGAGGAGCTTCTTCGGCTGCGGTTGCGGCAAGGATTTCTCCTATCTCGTCGACTTCCTGAACCTCGGGGGCAGCCTCATTCACCGGTTCCGCCATCTCGAGCGAGGGGGCGGAATCCTCCACAGGCGCCTCGACCGGCGCCGGCTCAGTCGGTTCTACCTGCGCAAGCATGAGATCGACTTTGGGGGAATCGGCGTTCACTTTGACGGCCGGCACCGCGACTATCTGAGCGGGCGCCTCCTCTTTCGGGAAATAGGCTTTTACGTTTTCTTCGCGTTTTTCGGGATCGTCAAGAGGAGTGCTGATGATGATATTATTGCCGTCACTCGTGATCGCGGGCGTTTTATCTTCGTCAAGATCAAGGACGATCCGGGAGATGAGGGTCGGACTCACCCGATACTGACTGTTGCGCACCTCTTTTATCGGATCATCTTGCTTGAACGAATATGCCGGCGACGGCGACAGGTTTATGGTATCCCGAAGATCCACGACCAGGCGCCTGTTTTCCTTATACAGGTACGAGTCGTAGGCGGGCAAGCCGCTGAGCTGGAGAATGACCGAAACGCTTTCCGCTCCCGGCACAATATCTACTGAGTACAGAGTGTGTGCTTTCTGTGCAGCCTGAACGACCGTCGGATCTGCTCCATCCAGCCCAAGCAGTTCCAGCAATTGAACCTTTCTCTGTTCAAGGCTGCCGCCCGCCGTCAGCGGCGGCGAGAGGAAGCCGACAAGAACAAACGCTGCGACTGCAATCAGAAGGACCCGGGACATCTTTCTACTCACGAGGCTGCCCATTTTTCATTTACTCCTCTCTCAGAACCAAAACGTACTTGTTTCCCCGTTTCGTAAATTTCACGGAATTCGAATGTATCTCGGTTATAAGCGCTCCATCGTCAAGGCGCTCGCCGATACCCACGACCTGATCGTTAATAAGGGCAAGCGGCGCGTCCTCATTCCAGATGATCCCCTTGACGTGATATCCCGCCGAGGAGAGCTTTGCCGCTTCCTCCGCGGCCTTATTCGTGGCGCATGTCTCGGCCACCAGCGGCGACATCGGGTTCCTGAACCCCGGCTTCCGGTAGGCCAGATCGCGCTCGGCAACCTTCTCCAACAGGGACTCATACGGGCTCAGTTGCGGTTCCGCCGGCTGTCCCTGCGGGCCCCTCATTTGAGCGGCGGCTGCAGGCTGAAGCGGCGCCGGTGTCGGGGCCGCAATAGCGGTTTTGGTTGCATGTTTGACGGGAGATGCAGTTCCCAGAATCTGGTACGCAACCACCCCGACCGCCGCGGCCACGAGCACGACGGCGAGGATTGTTTTCTTCATATCGCCTTTCATGACTGCGTCACCCCGCTTTCGCTGGTTTTCTCTTTATTGACGAACATATACGTGCTGACGACGAAATTCGCTTCACTCGCGCCTTTCTGCTGCGGTCCGATATCGAGATCTTCGATCTTGATGAACCGGTTGCCGAATTCAAGGCTCCGGAGGAATTCGCCGATGACCGGGTACGTCCCCTCTATTTTCACCTTGAAAGGAATCCGCACGTACAGGTCCTTCTCGTCTATCGGCTCTGCATTGATCAATTGATATTTCACTCCGCTCAGCTCAGCGATCTGCTGAAACTGATTCAGAAGCCTCGGGATCTCTTTATCCGTAGGAAGCTTCTCTTCGAAGCGCACGATCTTCTCCCGCACCTGGTCGATCTCGGCGAGCAGCCCGTCTTTTCTCGCAGCCACCGCCCGAGCCTCAGTGACTTCCTGCTGCTTTGCGGTTATCTGAACGTGCAACTGTTCGATCTGTTCTCCCACGAAGCTCTTCACCACAAAGTACAGGAGCGTGATCAGAACGAGCAGGAACAGAGAGGATCCGATGATGATCCAATCAAGCTTGGTAACTGTCCTGTCCTTGAAGAAGTTCATAATCTTCCACCTTTCATATCGAAATTTCGCAATCCATGACGAACTTCATGACGGTGCTGCCCCTGAATTCCTGTCGTTCGATGGATTTCAATTCGGGAGAAACAAACCTGACGGAAAATTCATCGTCCAGCTTGATATTGTTGATAAGTTTTCCCACCAGCTCCAGCCCCTTTTCCCGGTGCGGCGACAGCGCATATCCACTGAGGCGAATAGCCGGAAACGATTGCACAACCGTTTTCTGTATCGTTGGCGGCTGGCCCGGATTGCGGTTCGGGTTGGGAACTTCAACGGTCACCGGGCGGCGGCGCGTGCTCATATTCACCCGCTCCAGCCAGAGTCCGTCCGGCACCAGGCCGGCGAGCACATACAGTTCGTGCGACCAGACCGTGCGGCCCGTTGTGATCTGAACGACCGCTTGCTCTTTCTGCGACAGGAGCTCTTTGTCTTTTTCAAGCTGTTTCACCTGCGCCACGGCTTCCTGAAGGCTGTCCAATTCCTCTTCGATGAGCACAAGGCGTTTTTGATCCTGATCGAGTTGCGAATACGACGCCGCCAGGCTGCTGCCGAACCACAGCAGAAGCACGCCGGCAAGCACGGCCACGGCGAAGTGAGGCAACAAGTTCCTCTTTTTGGGTACCAGTTCTCTGGGTATGAGATTGATCTTGATCATTATTCCGCAAACCCCCTGGCCGCTAAACCGACCGCCACATTAAACTGAGCCCGATTCTCTATCAAATCCTTGATGCCTGGAGCACCTTCCTCAACTATCAGCGACTGCACCGGGTCCACGATCTCAACCGGCACGCCGGTCGCATCCGCCAGCGACTGGTCCAGTCCGGGGAACATCGCCGTTCCACCGCTCAGCACCAGCCTGCCCACATTCTTCTCATACAACTGTTTCTCGTAATAATCGATCGAGCGCCGGATCTCACCGATCAGGCGGTTCAGCGCCGGCCGCGTCGCGTTCACGATCCGGCTGCCATCGTCCATTTTCACGCTCTTCATCGGCTCGGTCGGCTCATCCGTCGCTTCCCCGCCCGCACCGACGTCAAGTGAAAGATCGTCCGACTCGACCGTCTCGACGTCGTCGAATCCTGCACTTTCGCCGTTGGCCTTCCCAAAGTTTTTCCGCGCATAATCGGTCTTCAGTCGCTCCGCCTCATCGTACGTAACTTTCAGCATTTTCTGGATTGCGGACGTCAGGTCTCTTCCGCCGCGAGAGATGTCGCGCGTGAAATTCGACACCCCGTCGCGACAGAAATGAATATTGGTGGAGGACGCCCCGATGTTGATCAGCGCCACCGTCTCGTCCGGCTGGAATCCGCTGTTCGCCTCGAAAGCGTCGGCAATGGCCAGCGTCGTGATCCCGAGTATGCTTGTCGCCAGCCCCACGCTGCGCAGCAGGTCGAGCGTCTTGTTGATCATCTCGTTTTTCGCCGCGACCAGCAGGATCTTCATGATGGTTTCGTTGCGCTCGGTTATCTCTTCCAGCACGACCGAATCGGTCGATACTTCGGTCAAATCATAGGGGAGATTCTGATCGGCCTCGAGTTCGATGGAATTCTTCAGCTCTTCCGGCGGCATCTTGGGAAAACGCAGGTAACGGATAAAGGTATCCTGGCCCGGCAAGGCCGTGATAATCGTGGCTTTCTTGACGTGAAACACCGTGGCAACTGTCCGCAGAGCGCGTACGAGTTCCTCGCTCCGCCTATCCTCGTTGGTCCCATCCGTATGCAGCCTCACCAGCGCCGCTCGCTCCACCTTCAATCCGTTGCCGAAGTTGGAAACCTGCACGGCTTTCACTGAGTGAGTGCCAAGATCGATTCCTATTGTCGTTTTTGGTTTGGCCATTTATTGTCTCCCCTTTTCACAACCGGCGCATTTTGCGGCTTATCGCCTTTTTACAGACGAGTTGCATTCGAGCAAGAAGGGTGCCAAGATCTTGATATACCCATAAGCTGCGTCCAATCAATGACTTATATTCTTCGGAAAGAACGGTAACAATTTTTGTCGAATTACAAAGTTGTACATCTGCGGTCGCAGGAACTAGGAAAAAATGACATCGCTTAACAGGCTCTCTCTTCCTGTCAATGGCGCATCCCGTTGAACGCTGCTTGTGCAAGGGGTGAACCACCCACGGAAACGCAGTTGGTTCGCAACCGTAGCAATAGGAATGGAATACACGATGGACAGCGCCGGTTTTCGCGCGTTTTCCGCTTTCTTTATGAGCGGTGGGCCGCGGCAAAGGCAATGGCTTTTTTTGTTGCTGTTCCGATAATTGTCATTGTCGTCGTACAAATTTCCGCACCGGCGTTTGACCGGATTCGCCTGAAACACGCGCAAAACGAACTGCGGACCGAATTAACCGATTGAACGCGCGCCCGGCCGGCGATTCAAAAGCTTGACGAGCACGAAAAAAGGGTGGTAATATAATGTTCTGTTAATCTTGTCTTTTGGCTGGTGGTACTTGAAACTGCTGGATCGAGTCGGGCACGAGCGGCTTTTGTTTGGCCACAGGGGAGTCCCCCGGGAGGCTCCGGAGAACACGATCGCCGGATTTCGGCGGGCACTCGAGTTGGGGCTGGACGGAGTCGAACTCGATGTTTGCTCGTGCAACTCGGCTGAATTGGTTATCTTTCACGACGAAGACGTATCCCGCCTGACGGACGGCACGGGCCGCGTGCAAGAACTTACGTTTACCGAATTGCGACGTCTGGATGCAGGAATCAAATTTGGACGACAATTTCAAGGAGAACGAATCCCCATTCTCGATGAGGTGCTCGAGCTTCTTGGCGGAAAGATGCTGGTTAACATCGAATTGAAGACCAAATCGATTCGCGATGACGGGCTCGAAGGAAAAGTCGTCGCCCTCATCCAAAAGATGAAGCTCCAATCTTCGATTATCTTGTCTTCGTTCAATCCAACGTCTCTTCGGCGGGTAAAACGACACGATCCTTCTCTTGTGACCGCTCTGCTCTTTTCGGACGACCAGCCCATTCACCTGCGGCAGGCATGGGCTGCCCGCATCCTGACGCTCGAGGGAATCCATCCGCGCTTCCCGCTGGTTACGCGAAAAATGGTGCAGAAGGCTCGGTCAAAAAAATGGTTTCTCGGCACCTGGACGGTTGATTCGGCGGCCGAGGCCGCGCGCCTTTATGATGCGGGTATTGATATCATTATTAGCAACCGGCCTGCTCAGCTTCGGGAGAAGCTCAGCCGAAATCGGGAGGTTCAACGGTTTTGAATTCTCGTTCCACAGTCAGTATCGTACGGGTGAAAAACAGCGTCCAGGATTCCGTCACGGAGGCGATGGAACTCGCCCGCTGGCGCGAATTCATTCCGCAAGGAGTCGATGTCGCTCTGAAGGTGAACCTGGGCTGGGACCTGTTCCTGCCGGGCGCCGTAACCGGGCCGTGGGTGCTCGAGGGCGTCATCCAAACGATCCGCGACCATGTGGGAAAGATATTCGTGGTCGAATCCGATCAGGTGGTCGTCGATGTCGAAAAAGCGCTGAGGCAAACGCGCATCGATAAGGTGTGCGAGCGCTACGGCGTTCAGTGGGTTAACATGACCGGCATGGAGATGCGCACGGTTCACCTGCCCGACGGCCTCGCTCTGAAGGAGATCCGGGTTCCTGAAATCCTCCTGAGAACGCATCTGATCACCATCCCCACGATCAAGACGCACAATAAAACCACGATAACCGGCGCAATCAAGAACCAATGGGGATGCCTCCCCAAGCTCCGGCACAACTATCATCTCGTTTTGAACGATGCGCTTGCCGACATCAACAATGCCGCCCGACCTCGATTTGCCGTGATGGATGCGACTGTCGGCCTCGAAGGAAACAGCCCGAAGTCGGGCCGCCCGCGCGTGGTCGACCGCGTGCTCGCATCCGGCGATTTTGTTGCGCTGGATGCCGTCGTGGCGAAAATACTTGGATTCGATCCTCACGTGATCCAGCACATTCAAAACTGTCACCGGCTCAACTTCGGTATTGGACAACTTGAGCGAATAGACGTGGTGGGCGATGATAATCTGAGCCTGAACCTGCAGTTCGAGCCGGCAAAACATAATCTGGTGTCGTGGCTCGAACTGGCGCTTCGCAAATCCTTCATGAAGTGGCTGTTCTTCGACACGCCCGTTTTTCCCATCTGCTGTTGGGGCGCGCGCATGTGGTACTATGGCTGGTATTATCTCATCAAAGGAAAGCGGCTTCGCGACCAGATCGTCAAAGGAACCCCGTACGGCAAGCAATGGCAGGAATGAAAAGCGGCGGCCAAACCAGGACAGCGGTTGTGGGCGGCGGTATCGCCGGCCTCAGCGCCGCATACTATCTCCTGAAACAGGGGCATCAGGTCAGCCTCTATGAGCGCGACAAGACGCTCGGAGGCCTCGCGGGCTCTTTCGATTTTGGCGGCGGCTTGATCGAGAAGTACTACCACTTCATCTGCATGGGCGACGACGACCTGATCGACCTGTGCGAAGAGGTCGGGCTCGGCCGCAAGATTTTCTGGCGGCCGACCAGGATGAGTTTTTTCTATGATGGCAAACTATATCCCTTCGGGACGCCGCTCGACCTGCTCTTCTTCAGGCCGGTGAGCATTCCCGGGCGGCTCCGGTTCGGCTTCAATATTATCTATTCGCGCTCGCTGAAGTATTGGCAGGCGCTCGAGAACGAGCCCGCGCACCAGTGGCTTTCCCGTCACATTGGAAGGCAGGCGTACGACGTCATCTGGAAACCGCTGCTCAAGATCAAATTCGGCGAATGCGCCGAAGAGGTCTCGGCATCCTGGATGTGGCACCGCATCCACCGCGTCGCGAAGTCGCGAAAGAAATTGCTTCAGCGGGAGATGCTCGGTTACCTGACCGGCGGAACGCAAACGCTGGTCGACACGCTCGCACAAAAGATCCGGCAGATGGGCGGGACGATCCATACATCGACTGCGGTCACAAGCCTTCATCTTGATAAGGGCGGAGTGTCGGGGGTGCAGGCGGACGGGCGGATCGTGCCGTACGATCGAGTCGTCTCCACGCTGGCCCTCCCGCTGGTCTCAAGGCTGCTGCCCGAGAGCTGCGCCGACTACCGCAACCAGCTTGCGCGCATCAAATATATCGGCGTCGTCTGCGTCATCCTCAAGCTTTCGCGCCCGATCACCGACAGCTTCTGGGTCAATATCAACGATACCCGCATCTCATTCAACGGCATCATCGAATATACCAATCTGAACCCGAGGCCCGACTTCAACGGCAACAAGATCGCATATATCCCCTATTACCTTATGACCAGCAATCCTCGCTACTCGTTCGACAAGGAGGATATCCTCAAGGAATATGCGGCCGCCCTGCGGGTGATATCGAAGGATTTCCTGCCGACCGAGATCGAGGACTACCGCGTCTTCCGCGACCCCTTTGCGCAGGCGGTTTGCACGACCAATTTCTCGCAGATCATTCCGCAGCAGAAAGCGCCGATCAAGGGGCTCTACATCCTTGATTCAACGCAGCTTTATCCTTCCGACAGAACCATCAGCGGCATGATCGGGCTGGCGAAAAAGCTTTCCGGCGCCATGCGGGAGGAATAACATGCCTGGCTTGAAAAACGCCCCGCTCAGCACGATCTCCGATATCTACCGCAACCGGTTCGACGAGAAAGCGCTTCATCAAAAGAACCAGGTGTGGCGGATTATCTGCCGAGAATACCTGCAGAAGTTCATTGCACCATCGGCTTCCGTTGTCGATCTTGGGGCGGGAACCTGCGAGTTCATCAACAACATCACGTGCTCCAAAAAATACGCCGTCGATCTGAATCCCGACACCGCAAATTT is part of the Candidatus Abyssobacteria bacterium SURF_5 genome and harbors:
- a CDS encoding AMIN domain-containing protein, which codes for MGSLVSRKMSRVLLIAVAAFVLVGFLSPPLTAGGSLEQRKVQLLELLGLDGADPTVVQAAQKAHTLYSVDIVPGAESVSVILQLSGLPAYDSYLYKENRRLVVDLRDTINLSPSPAYSFKQDDPIKEVRNSQYRVSPTLISRIVLDLDEDKTPAITSDGNNIIISTPLDDPEKREENVKAYFPKEEAPAQIVAVPAVKVNADSPKVDLMLAQVEPTEPAPVEAPVEDSAPSLEMAEPVNEAAPEVQEVDEIGEILAATAAEEAPLDEMIEEEAVEEVAAAPDAVETETATAEVVTENEPAVQEVEEPATAEVSVEPKDQIVEVPVEKIEQPVLEAKLVAETETAPAVAKEPEAVKMNNLVTLNFRDADLSAVLDILARKGNLNILAGKDVRGNVTVRLVDVPFDVALNAVLNVNGYGYIKTDNIVRVVPLSQLGTQVETRTETYTLSYAEAKQAKTTFQTLLSPNGKIEVDERTNMLLITDVPSNLDRLRELIPQIDRRVQQVLIEVLILDSVLSDEADLGITWYLTNTNDNSPGFDGNDIAGVLLPKPFGGLDISVGTLIDDINLSVMIQALVENSDSRILANPKVLTLNNESASIEIIEEFPYNDVTQTSSGGQLSNITFKEIGTKLEVLPQITHDGYVILRVEPEQNSIAGTTITGVPIVDTRRAETTLIVRDHQTVVLGGLRENRKLLSVSKVPFLGDLPGVKYAFRNVGSSDRDTELLVFLTVHIVESPPLIPSQEIKFDELANLPRKPSVSIDLIR
- the pilM gene encoding type IV pilus assembly protein PilM: MAKPKTTIGIDLGTHSVKAVQVSNFGNGLKVERAALVRLHTDGTNEDRRSEELVRALRTVATVFHVKKATIITALPGQDTFIRYLRFPKMPPEELKNSIELEADQNLPYDLTEVSTDSVVLEEITERNETIMKILLVAAKNEMINKTLDLLRSVGLATSILGITTLAIADAFEANSGFQPDETVALINIGASSTNIHFCRDGVSNFTRDISRGGRDLTSAIQKMLKVTYDEAERLKTDYARKNFGKANGESAGFDDVETVESDDLSLDVGAGGEATDEPTEPMKSVKMDDGSRIVNATRPALNRLIGEIRRSIDYYEKQLYEKNVGRLVLSGGTAMFPGLDQSLADATGVPVEIVDPVQSLIVEEGAPGIKDLIENRAQFNVAVGLAARGFAE
- a CDS encoding glycerophosphodiester phosphodiesterase — encoded protein: MLILSFGWWYLKLLDRVGHERLLFGHRGVPREAPENTIAGFRRALELGLDGVELDVCSCNSAELVIFHDEDVSRLTDGTGRVQELTFTELRRLDAGIKFGRQFQGERIPILDEVLELLGGKMLVNIELKTKSIRDDGLEGKVVALIQKMKLQSSIILSSFNPTSLRRVKRHDPSLVTALLFSDDQPIHLRQAWAARILTLEGIHPRFPLVTRKMVQKARSKKWFLGTWTVDSAAEAARLYDAGIDIIISNRPAQLREKLSRNREVQRF
- a CDS encoding DUF362 domain-containing protein, which codes for MELARWREFIPQGVDVALKVNLGWDLFLPGAVTGPWVLEGVIQTIRDHVGKIFVVESDQVVVDVEKALRQTRIDKVCERYGVQWVNMTGMEMRTVHLPDGLALKEIRVPEILLRTHLITIPTIKTHNKTTITGAIKNQWGCLPKLRHNYHLVLNDALADINNAARPRFAVMDATVGLEGNSPKSGRPRVVDRVLASGDFVALDAVVAKILGFDPHVIQHIQNCHRLNFGIGQLERIDVVGDDNLSLNLQFEPAKHNLVSWLELALRKSFMKWLFFDTPVFPICCWGARMWYYGWYYLIKGKRLRDQIVKGTPYGKQWQE
- a CDS encoding FAD-dependent oxidoreductase produces the protein MAGMKSGGQTRTAVVGGGIAGLSAAYYLLKQGHQVSLYERDKTLGGLAGSFDFGGGLIEKYYHFICMGDDDLIDLCEEVGLGRKIFWRPTRMSFFYDGKLYPFGTPLDLLFFRPVSIPGRLRFGFNIIYSRSLKYWQALENEPAHQWLSRHIGRQAYDVIWKPLLKIKFGECAEEVSASWMWHRIHRVAKSRKKLLQREMLGYLTGGTQTLVDTLAQKIRQMGGTIHTSTAVTSLHLDKGGVSGVQADGRIVPYDRVVSTLALPLVSRLLPESCADYRNQLARIKYIGVVCVILKLSRPITDSFWVNINDTRISFNGIIEYTNLNPRPDFNGNKIAYIPYYLMTSNPRYSFDKEDILKEYAAALRVISKDFLPTEIEDYRVFRDPFAQAVCTTNFSQIIPQQKAPIKGLYILDSTQLYPSDRTISGMIGLAKKLSGAMREE